From the genome of Polyangiaceae bacterium, one region includes:
- a CDS encoding recombinase A — protein sequence MSFASAATAPELDIDARRRALFQSALVRPGLSGLSTGRAKALPLGLRPVDAALPEGGLPRGVVVELSAPQGLARATTLALALCASAQADARHRGENDTQGAWCAWLDPTATLFAPGALRAGVDLERLLVIRPDFDDLARVAVRVAQSHAFSVVVIDTAGVPGSRGETRLDRWVTIVRRLALAVEGSDTTVLLLTDANASRAMPLPAAMRIELERIAEDKLGLRVAKDRAGRVTGSCAIDLGR from the coding sequence ATGAGCTTCGCCTCTGCTGCCACGGCACCTGAACTGGACATCGACGCTCGTCGCCGCGCACTCTTCCAAAGCGCCCTCGTTCGTCCGGGGCTTTCCGGCCTTTCGACCGGACGCGCCAAAGCCTTGCCCCTTGGCTTGCGCCCCGTCGATGCAGCCTTGCCCGAAGGCGGTTTGCCCCGGGGAGTCGTCGTGGAGCTCTCCGCGCCGCAAGGTCTTGCCCGTGCAACCACGCTCGCGCTTGCCTTGTGCGCTTCGGCTCAAGCGGATGCTCGGCATCGCGGCGAAAACGATACGCAAGGCGCGTGGTGCGCGTGGCTCGATCCCACCGCAACCCTGTTTGCCCCAGGAGCTCTCCGCGCAGGCGTCGACCTCGAACGACTACTGGTCATCCGTCCAGATTTCGACGACCTCGCACGCGTCGCCGTTCGAGTTGCACAGAGTCACGCCTTCTCCGTCGTCGTGATCGATACGGCAGGCGTGCCCGGATCTCGAGGTGAAACGCGGCTCGATCGCTGGGTCACCATCGTTCGTCGCTTGGCACTCGCCGTCGAAGGCAGCGACACCACCGTCCTGCTCCTCACGGATGCCAACGCTTCACGCGCCATGCCTTTGCCGGCGGCGATGCGCATCGAGCTCGAACGAATCGCGGAAGACAAACTCGGCTTGCGCGTCGCCAAGGATCGCGCGGGT
- a CDS encoding DUF2934 domain-containing protein — MKTKGKKADKKNVSLNKKEKKSVVMEATEALAGSELMLDEAVERTPATAQSDDSILPAPANVERRTITNDERQRLIALAAYFRAQQAGFGKTNPVEDWLLAEREVDAMIGAGDSI, encoded by the coding sequence ATGAAAACGAAAGGTAAAAAGGCCGACAAGAAGAACGTCTCCCTGAACAAGAAGGAGAAGAAGAGCGTTGTGATGGAGGCGACCGAAGCGCTGGCCGGTTCGGAATTGATGCTGGATGAAGCGGTGGAGAGAACACCGGCGACGGCTCAGTCAGATGACTCGATCTTGCCTGCTCCCGCAAATGTGGAGCGACGCACGATCACGAATGACGAGCGACAGCGGCTCATTGCACTTGCGGCGTATTTCCGAGCGCAGCAGGCAGGGTTTGGAAAAACGAACCCGGTCGAGGACTGGCTCTTGGCGGAACGTGAAGTGGACGCGATGATTGGGGCCGGGGACTCGATCTGA
- a CDS encoding GMC family oxidoreductase codes for MNRVDGRTLHVPLDIEADVVIVGSGPAGSAAAREAARLGARVIVVEEGRFFDKSEFPESSFASMAAAYRDMGASVVLGPAPIPFVQGKMVGGSSPINGAICWRMPRDVHAEWIQADPALADALPYEKIEAITLELESRLNVKPTEARIAGTKNLLMAKGAEALGIEHRPIRRNVSDCEGLGRCMQGCPKGNKLSVDATLLSDAESHGAMVVTSVEVTEIERLRDRVVGVRGMSASGKTVRIGARRAVILAASAVQTPAILLKNRIDHGPVGHGFSCHPGVSMAGRFPEPVRMWEGATQGHEVIGLRREGLKFEALGFGLAVMAGRLGGVGRDFAKEIADMAHVVDWGAAVRAEARGRVRVVAGKAQVFYTPTPRDVALFRRGLRVLGEMMLAAGADHVSPGVRGFKPRTSTIADLIELEKAGPTNPAAFTAAITHMFGTCVMGSDPETSVVRTDFRHVALEGLYIADSSVFPSNIGVNPQIPIMAIATLAARAAVGVDVAKATGRGQKVDPAPKQHDKEKPMTTRRAELTLEDLMAMDAKALHEVLLHGHPLEPEKLAGRAYLGVDLSLPDIARKILWHTFRKTFTRDESTGDVRGWNVRMEQHGVNGARIPMRNRKGKSITFGHYIVRKTDGIEFPGDYRGTHYLDYGTVGNPFFDLARLGFTPLVAVNVGSQDLLLGWEVFRVGGKFVPMPLYWALRDEGPLDEVVPRPDEA; via the coding sequence ATGAATCGCGTCGATGGACGAACATTGCACGTGCCGCTCGATATCGAAGCGGACGTCGTCATCGTCGGCAGTGGTCCTGCGGGATCCGCCGCTGCGCGTGAAGCTGCTCGGCTTGGCGCTCGCGTCATCGTCGTCGAAGAGGGGCGTTTTTTCGATAAGAGCGAATTCCCAGAATCCTCGTTCGCCTCGATGGCAGCCGCTTATCGCGACATGGGCGCGTCGGTGGTGCTCGGTCCTGCACCCATTCCGTTCGTGCAAGGCAAAATGGTCGGCGGTTCGAGCCCCATCAATGGCGCGATTTGTTGGCGAATGCCGCGCGACGTTCATGCCGAATGGATCCAAGCCGATCCGGCTTTGGCAGATGCATTGCCCTACGAAAAAATCGAAGCCATCACCCTCGAGCTCGAATCACGCCTGAACGTCAAACCAACCGAGGCGCGCATTGCAGGCACCAAAAACCTCCTGATGGCCAAAGGTGCCGAAGCGCTGGGCATCGAGCATCGGCCGATTCGTCGCAACGTTTCCGATTGCGAGGGGCTCGGGCGCTGCATGCAAGGTTGCCCGAAAGGGAACAAACTATCGGTCGATGCCACATTGCTTTCCGATGCGGAATCACATGGCGCAATGGTCGTCACTTCGGTCGAGGTCACCGAGATCGAGCGCCTCCGCGATCGCGTCGTTGGTGTGCGAGGAATGAGCGCGAGCGGTAAAACGGTGCGCATCGGAGCTCGGCGCGCGGTGATATTGGCGGCGAGCGCCGTGCAAACGCCTGCGATTTTATTGAAGAATCGTATCGATCACGGCCCGGTTGGGCACGGGTTTTCGTGTCACCCGGGCGTTTCGATGGCGGGGCGTTTTCCCGAGCCCGTGCGGATGTGGGAAGGCGCGACGCAAGGCCACGAAGTGATTGGTTTGCGCCGCGAGGGGCTGAAGTTCGAGGCACTTGGTTTTGGCCTCGCCGTGATGGCGGGGCGTCTCGGGGGCGTGGGGCGCGATTTTGCGAAGGAAATCGCGGACATGGCGCATGTGGTCGATTGGGGCGCAGCGGTGCGCGCGGAGGCTCGAGGGCGCGTGCGCGTGGTCGCGGGAAAGGCGCAGGTTTTCTATACACCGACGCCGCGCGACGTAGCGCTTTTTCGTCGGGGTTTGCGCGTGCTTGGCGAGATGATGCTCGCAGCGGGTGCCGATCACGTTTCACCCGGCGTACGAGGATTCAAGCCGCGCACGTCGACCATTGCGGACTTGATCGAGCTCGAAAAAGCGGGCCCGACGAACCCTGCGGCATTTACTGCTGCAATCACGCACATGTTCGGCACGTGCGTCATGGGCAGCGATCCGGAAACATCGGTCGTGCGTACGGATTTCCGCCACGTGGCGCTCGAAGGACTCTACATTGCAGATTCGAGCGTATTTCCGTCGAATATCGGCGTCAATCCACAAATCCCCATCATGGCCATCGCGACGCTTGCCGCTCGCGCCGCGGTAGGAGTCGACGTGGCAAAGGCGACCGGTAGAGGGCAAAAAGTGGATCCAGCACCGAAACAACATGATAAAGAGAAGCCCATGACGACTCGACGTGCCGAGCTGACGCTGGAGGACTTGATGGCGATGGATGCGAAAGCGCTTCACGAAGTGCTTTTGCATGGTCACCCGCTCGAACCGGAAAAGCTCGCTGGAAGGGCATACCTTGGGGTGGACCTGAGTTTGCCCGACATTGCGCGCAAGATCCTTTGGCATACGTTCCGAAAAACGTTCACGCGTGATGAATCGACGGGAGATGTGCGCGGATGGAACGTGCGCATGGAGCAGCATGGAGTGAACGGGGCGCGGATCCCGATGCGTAATCGCAAGGGCAAAAGCATTACGTTTGGGCATTACATCGTTCGTAAAACGGACGGCATCGAATTCCCTGGCGATTATCGCGGCACGCATTACCTCGATTATGGA